The following coding sequences are from one Parabacteroides pacaensis window:
- a CDS encoding polysaccharide pyruvyl transferase family protein — MKLALLTLPLHSNYGGILQAYALQTVLERMGHKVVIVNLPIRKESRKIVFSTYLKRFVGKYFLFRQKPLRAWPTKNERNIINQFTNQFIKCNLAIIECKNISYLYDLTMKQKFDGYVVGSDQIWRLGYTPDIFTYFLDFLESVPLRKIAYAASFGIDNWELTEQQTLKCEKLIQKFHAISVREDSGVALCKKYLKSNATHVLDPTLLLRKEDYISLLPFKCKKISRPELMVYILDKNEFNKDIVAKIAKRRNLLINSVSAEAKFWNVGKAHLEKCIVPPLEKWIEGFIKADFVITDSFHGTVFAILFHKPFLSIINSTRGSTRFISLLKLLQLEDRIIKPSDKLDIQNIDCFIDYDKVETLLLKAKESSLHFLQCALMEN, encoded by the coding sequence ATGAAGTTAGCATTATTAACACTTCCCCTTCATTCAAATTATGGTGGAATTCTCCAAGCATACGCATTACAAACGGTTTTGGAGCGTATGGGACACAAGGTTGTTATAGTTAATCTACCTATACGAAAAGAATCAAGAAAGATCGTTTTTTCCACTTATTTGAAACGATTTGTTGGTAAGTATTTTTTATTTAGACAAAAACCTTTGCGGGCTTGGCCTACAAAAAATGAAAGGAATATAATAAATCAATTTACAAACCAATTTATAAAGTGTAATCTGGCTATCATAGAATGTAAGAATATTTCCTATTTATATGATTTAACAATGAAACAAAAGTTTGATGGGTATGTTGTAGGTAGTGATCAAATATGGCGGTTAGGGTATACTCCTGATATTTTTACTTATTTTCTGGATTTTTTAGAGAGTGTTCCCCTAAGAAAGATTGCATATGCAGCTTCTTTTGGTATAGATAATTGGGAATTAACTGAACAACAAACATTAAAATGCGAGAAATTAATACAAAAGTTTCATGCAATATCTGTAAGAGAAGATTCTGGTGTAGCGTTATGTAAAAAATATTTGAAAAGTAATGCTACGCATGTATTAGATCCCACATTGCTATTGAGAAAGGAGGATTATATCTCTTTATTACCATTTAAATGCAAAAAAATTTCTAGACCAGAATTAATGGTCTATATATTAGATAAGAATGAATTTAATAAAGATATAGTTGCTAAGATAGCTAAAAGAAGAAATCTATTAATTAATTCTGTTTCTGCAGAGGCTAAATTTTGGAATGTAGGAAAAGCACACTTAGAGAAATGTATCGTTCCTCCTCTTGAAAAATGGATCGAAGGTTTTATAAAGGCAGATTTTGTAATTACAGATTCTTTTCATGGTACCGTATTTGCAATTCTTTTTCACAAGCCTTTTTTATCCATTATCAATTCCACAAGAGGTTCAACTCGTTTTATTTCTTTATTAAAACTCTTGCAATTAGAAGATCGAATAATTAAACCTTCTGATAAATTGGACATACAGAATATAGATTGTTTTATCGATTATGATAAGGTTGAGACTTTATTATTGAAAGCAAAAGAATCTTCTTTACATTTTCTTCAATGTGCATTAATGGAAAATTAA
- a CDS encoding glycosyltransferase family 4 protein has protein sequence MKIGIEAQRIFRANKHGMDFVVLETIRELQKIDQKNEYYIFVSPGEDKCLEESKNFHIIEINCPTYPLWEQIAFPRIVSKVKLDLLHCTSNTAPLYCKVPLILTLHDIIFLEPKQNDNKSWYQNMGRFYRRIIVPRILPHCKKIITVSYFERNRIQQTLQLPEEQIIAIYNGYSKHFKKIKEPREITSKYIQAKEYLFFLGNTDPKKNTPRTLKAYSLYLKYSDKKLPLLIADLKEDIINDILRKQKIEEIKPYLFYPGYIPNKDLPYLYNGAFAFLYTSLRESFGIPMLEAMACGTPVITSNTSAMPEIAGEGGILITPTSEEEIANIILELEKNSNFYQQQVAYGLQRVQNFSWKNTAQSLLNLYRQTVTS, from the coding sequence ATGAAAATAGGCATTGAAGCGCAAAGAATTTTTCGCGCAAATAAACACGGTATGGATTTTGTAGTGTTGGAAACTATCCGAGAATTACAAAAGATAGATCAAAAAAATGAATATTATATTTTTGTTAGTCCAGGTGAGGATAAATGTCTGGAAGAATCTAAGAACTTCCATATTATAGAAATCAATTGTCCGACCTATCCTTTATGGGAACAAATCGCATTTCCTAGAATAGTCTCAAAAGTAAAGCTCGACTTACTACACTGTACAAGCAATACAGCTCCATTATATTGTAAAGTACCATTAATACTTACTTTGCATGATATTATTTTTCTTGAACCTAAACAAAATGATAATAAATCATGGTATCAAAACATGGGAAGATTTTATAGGCGTATAATAGTTCCCCGTATCTTGCCCCACTGCAAAAAAATAATTACAGTATCTTATTTTGAACGTAATAGAATACAGCAAACTCTTCAATTACCAGAAGAACAAATTATTGCTATTTATAACGGATACAGTAAACACTTCAAAAAGATAAAAGAACCTCGAGAAATTACATCTAAGTATATTCAAGCAAAAGAGTATCTGTTTTTTCTAGGAAATACCGATCCTAAAAAAAATACACCTAGGACTTTAAAAGCGTATAGCTTATATTTAAAATATTCTGATAAAAAATTGCCCTTATTAATTGCAGATTTAAAAGAAGATATTATTAATGATATCTTACGAAAACAAAAGATTGAAGAGATTAAGCCTTATCTTTTTTATCCGGGATATATACCGAATAAAGACTTACCTTATTTATACAATGGAGCTTTTGCCTTTCTTTATACTTCTCTTAGGGAAAGTTTCGGTATACCTATGCTTGAAGCAATGGCTTGTGGCACACCCGTAATAACAAGTAACACTTCTGCTATGCCAGAAATTGCAGGGGAGGGTGGAATTTTAATTACCCCAACTTCCGAAGAAGAGATTGCCAATATAATATTAGAGTTAGAGAAAAATTCTAATTTTTATCAACAGCAAGTTGCTTATGGTCTTCAACGAGTACAAAATTTTTCTTGGAAAAATACAGCACAATCTCTTTTAAATCTTTATCGGCAAACTGTAACGTCATAA
- a CDS encoding Coenzyme F420 hydrogenase/dehydrogenase, beta subunit C-terminal domain has protein sequence MKLAKKEDCCGCTACLNICPIQCIHFREDNEGFLYPVVEESKCIDCGLCEKVCPFLSIEKKRIPQKVYAVKNDNKEILIKSSSGGIFTMLAEYIIAQKGIVFGVCFNEGWEAVHDYIQTKDQIYRFRGSKYVQSNLGSTYKSVESFLKEKKIVLFSGTPCQVLGLKRYLKQDYDNLFTVDFICHGVPSPKVWNLYLRELLHSLHTSLIEIKEIEFRNKFYGWKKFCFALTTKKKGKAFFLRMPLHLNAYLRGYLNDLYLRPSCYTCAVRCLKSRSDITLGDYWGIRNLYPSFYDDKGVSAVLLNTEKGVSYFNKLKCSFVESTYENVLKYNSSIEYSPQIPAKRKDFYDLFLEKGVTRTIKILTNMSLKERIKVRILQIQYKINKILKI, from the coding sequence ATGAAATTAGCAAAAAAAGAAGATTGCTGTGGATGTACGGCATGTTTAAATATATGCCCTATTCAATGTATTCATTTCCGAGAAGATAATGAAGGCTTTTTATATCCTGTTGTTGAAGAGAGTAAATGTATTGATTGTGGCTTATGTGAAAAAGTATGTCCTTTTCTAAGTATAGAGAAGAAACGTATCCCTCAAAAAGTCTATGCTGTAAAAAATGATAATAAAGAGATTCTTATTAAAAGTTCTTCGGGCGGTATTTTTACTATGTTAGCTGAATACATTATTGCTCAAAAAGGAATAGTATTTGGAGTATGTTTTAATGAAGGTTGGGAAGCTGTTCATGATTATATCCAAACAAAAGATCAAATATATCGATTTAGAGGCTCAAAATATGTTCAGAGTAATTTGGGATCAACATATAAAAGTGTAGAGAGCTTTTTAAAAGAAAAAAAAATAGTTTTGTTTTCTGGTACACCTTGTCAAGTACTAGGATTAAAGAGATATTTAAAACAAGACTATGATAATTTATTTACTGTCGATTTTATATGCCATGGCGTTCCTAGTCCCAAAGTATGGAATTTATATTTAAGAGAGCTTCTTCATTCATTGCATACTTCTTTAATAGAAATAAAAGAAATAGAATTTAGAAACAAATTTTATGGGTGGAAAAAATTTTGTTTTGCATTAACTACTAAAAAGAAGGGTAAAGCTTTTTTTTTAAGGATGCCATTACATTTAAACGCTTATCTTAGAGGCTACCTTAATGATTTATATCTTCGTCCTTCTTGTTATACTTGTGCTGTGCGTTGTTTAAAGAGTAGAAGTGATATAACTCTAGGTGATTATTGGGGAATTAGAAATTTGTATCCTTCCTTTTATGATGATAAGGGTGTATCTGCTGTTTTACTGAATACTGAAAAAGGCGTGTCGTATTTTAATAAATTGAAGTGTTCTTTTGTGGAGTCTACGTATGAAAATGTGTTGAAATATAATTCATCAATAGAATATTCGCCTCAAATTCCTGCTAAACGTAAAGATTTTTATGATCTTTTTCTAGAGAAAGGAGTAACTCGAACAATAAAAATCCTTACGAATATGAGTTTAAAAGAACGTATAAAAGTAAGAATATTGCAGATCCAGTATAAAATAAATAAAATCTTAAAAATATGA
- a CDS encoding acyltransferase family protein: MTYIPQMKNYHIETLRGLAILLVVAGHVIGSAPTGGMKIDFPSPWRYLYLWIDYIQMPLFTAIAGWVYALKPVTKNSLRLFIKKKSARLLLPMITVGTLYFLIQYITPGTNNKGELISMWKIYIFPYTIYWYLPSLFLIFLFVAFIDIHGWGDKFKDWYKWFILAYILLICEKLIIPHNIPNLFSFKGALNQLPYFIIGMGVKRFSYLLLNSQLKKLYWGIALIGMVGLQIEWFYPSFQFNLYNCLKPFFVIATLLLLLPQSHTNHILVWIGKYAYTIYLFHVFGTAGGRIILTKLGIHSEIFIFIIAFNLAVFLPILIDKLFNHFKLTRLIFLGKLNKMSC, from the coding sequence ATGACCTATATACCTCAAATGAAAAATTACCATATCGAAACTCTTAGAGGCTTAGCTATTTTATTAGTTGTTGCTGGTCATGTGATAGGTTCTGCTCCAACAGGAGGAATGAAAATTGACTTTCCTTCCCCTTGGAGATATCTATATTTATGGATAGATTATATTCAAATGCCTCTTTTTACTGCTATAGCAGGATGGGTGTATGCATTAAAACCTGTCACTAAAAATTCATTGCGGCTTTTCATAAAAAAGAAAAGTGCCCGTTTATTGTTGCCTATGATTACTGTAGGAACATTATACTTTCTAATACAATATATAACTCCTGGAACTAATAATAAAGGAGAACTAATAAGTATGTGGAAAATATATATCTTTCCCTATACTATTTATTGGTATTTGCCTTCTTTATTTTTAATTTTTCTTTTTGTTGCCTTTATTGATATACACGGATGGGGAGACAAATTTAAAGATTGGTATAAATGGTTTATATTAGCTTATATCCTCCTAATTTGTGAAAAACTTATTATACCTCATAACATTCCTAATCTTTTTAGTTTTAAAGGGGCTTTAAATCAACTACCTTATTTCATCATTGGTATGGGGGTAAAACGTTTTTCATATTTACTACTAAACTCTCAATTAAAAAAATTATATTGGGGAATAGCACTCATAGGAATGGTTGGATTACAAATAGAATGGTTTTATCCTTCCTTTCAATTTAATCTATATAACTGTTTAAAACCGTTTTTCGTAATTGCTACTCTTCTCTTATTGTTACCTCAAAGTCATACTAACCACATCCTCGTATGGATTGGGAAATATGCATATACTATTTATCTATTTCACGTTTTTGGCACAGCAGGAGGACGAATCATTCTCACAAAATTAGGAATCCATTCGGAAATCTTTATTTTTATAATAGCCTTTAATCTCGCAGTGTTTCTACCTATATTAATAGATAAGTTGTTTAATCATTTTAAACTAACACGATTAATATTTTTGGGAAAACTAAACAAAATGTCTTGCTGA
- a CDS encoding lipopolysaccharide biosynthesis protein: MEINQLKTGALLSYISIVLNNIIGLLYIPFMLRMMGQTEYGLYSLVASVVAYLTVLDLGFGNAIVRYTAKFRAEKKQKEQYEMFGMFFVLYSIIGVVAFLIGLGLYFNIDYLFDRTMDMNELRKIHIMMLLMVFNIAITFPLSIFGSIITAYENFVFQKLVNIIRIILNPLVMCIMLLMGYRAIGMVVITTLFNIATLLINWWYCYSRLNIHIIIGKFNWPFLKEVAIYSFWIFLNAIMDRIYWSSGQFILGVYAGAKAVAVYAVAISLENIYMSFSTAISGVFLPKVTGMVIKEQNEKAVSDLFIRTGRIQYIVMSFILIGFILFGKWFIILWAGDNYEEAYYITLLFFIPLTIPLIQNLGITILQARNQMQFRSVLYVTIAIGSLILSIFLAKLYGGIGCAISTALALIIGQIIIMNVYYFKKVGIDIPVFWKEIGKMSIVPFFIGLIGYFILKKLVLDSLFLLLGGISIFTLVYLPAFWFLSMNTYERELLSKPIKRILRR, from the coding sequence CATTAGTTGCTTCAGTCGTAGCGTATTTGACAGTATTAGATTTAGGCTTTGGTAATGCAATAGTTCGATATACAGCTAAATTTAGGGCAGAAAAAAAGCAGAAGGAGCAGTATGAAATGTTTGGAATGTTTTTTGTTCTTTATTCAATTATAGGAGTAGTTGCTTTTTTAATAGGACTGGGTTTATATTTTAATATAGATTACCTATTTGACCGTACTATGGATATGAACGAGTTGAGAAAAATCCATATTATGATGTTATTAATGGTTTTCAATATCGCCATAACTTTTCCTTTAAGTATATTTGGATCTATTATAACAGCATATGAAAATTTTGTTTTTCAGAAATTAGTTAATATCATCCGGATTATTTTGAATCCGTTAGTTATGTGTATAATGTTATTAATGGGATATCGTGCTATAGGAATGGTTGTTATCACTACTTTGTTTAATATCGCTACATTGTTGATTAATTGGTGGTATTGTTATTCCCGGCTAAATATTCATATTATCATTGGTAAGTTTAATTGGCCTTTTTTGAAAGAAGTTGCAATTTATTCATTCTGGATTTTTTTGAATGCTATAATGGATCGTATTTATTGGAGTTCCGGACAATTTATATTAGGCGTTTATGCAGGTGCTAAAGCAGTAGCGGTTTATGCTGTAGCAATAAGTTTAGAAAATATTTATATGAGCTTTTCTACTGCTATATCAGGTGTTTTTCTACCCAAAGTAACGGGAATGGTAATAAAAGAACAAAATGAAAAAGCTGTGTCTGATTTGTTTATTCGTACAGGAAGGATACAATATATAGTCATGTCTTTTATTCTAATCGGTTTTATTTTATTTGGAAAATGGTTTATTATTTTATGGGCAGGAGATAACTATGAAGAAGCATATTATATAACATTATTATTCTTTATTCCTTTGACTATTCCGTTAATACAGAATTTGGGTATTACCATTTTACAAGCTCGAAATCAAATGCAATTTCGATCAGTATTGTATGTAACAATAGCTATTGGGAGTTTAATTTTGTCTATTTTTTTAGCTAAATTATATGGAGGAATAGGATGTGCAATAAGTACGGCTTTGGCTCTTATCATTGGACAGATTATCATAATGAATGTTTATTATTTTAAGAAGGTGGGGATTGATATTCCTGTTTTTTGGAAAGAAATAGGAAAAATGTCTATTGTGCCATTTTTTATTGGTTTAATAGGTTATTTCATTTTGAAAAAGTTAGTTTTGGATTCTCTATTTTTATTGTTAGGAGGAATAAGTATTTTTACTCTTGTTTATTTGCCTGCTTTCTGGTTTTTAAGTATGAATACTTATGAGCGGGAGTTATTATCTAAACCTATTAAAAGGATATTAAGAAGATAA
- a CDS encoding acyltransferase encodes MNLSILKQKINKNPRSKYIIHKLIMNPQGACPRKWVKWFVNPIIFFSSKGKGAKIRSYTIMNISPINQFTLGSNSVIEYFSLIDNGVGSVHIGNNTRIGLRNTIIGPARIGDNTILAQNVVVSGLNHNYKNINLPIRKQGVTVSPIVIEDEVWIGANCIITAGVHIGKHTVIAGGSVVTKNIPDYSIAAGNPAKIIKQYDPDKGEWIKV; translated from the coding sequence ATGAATCTATCAATATTGAAACAAAAAATCAATAAAAATCCACGCTCCAAATATATAATTCATAAACTTATAATGAATCCGCAAGGAGCATGTCCTCGAAAATGGGTTAAATGGTTTGTCAATCCCATTATATTTTTTTCTTCAAAAGGAAAAGGTGCTAAAATAAGATCATATACAATAATGAATATTAGCCCTATAAATCAATTTACCTTGGGATCCAATAGTGTAATTGAATATTTTTCTCTCATAGATAATGGGGTAGGAAGCGTACATATTGGTAATAATACACGCATCGGTTTACGAAATACAATTATCGGACCTGCTAGAATCGGAGACAATACAATATTAGCCCAAAATGTAGTCGTATCAGGATTAAATCACAACTATAAAAATATAAATCTTCCCATTCGTAAACAGGGTGTTACTGTTTCTCCTATCGTTATAGAGGACGAAGTTTGGATTGGAGCGAATTGTATTATTACTGCAGGAGTGCATATAGGAAAACATACGGTTATTGCCGGAGGAAGTGTTGTTACCAAGAATATCCCGGATTACTCTATTGCAGCAGGAAATCCTGCTAAAATTATTAAGCAGTACGACCCAGACAAAGGAGAATGGATAAAAGTATAA
- a CDS encoding glycosyltransferase, translating to MENQDFIITSLQSWDIEIGSTIKNTTLEISKKNRVVYVNPPLDYSTWLKGKKDNTYKRKLEVIKGKHSFLRQINNNLWVIDCPFIIYSINQLPTAWLFDYFNKLNNKKIATHILLVLEKLHFHKFIHIIDTDIYRSQYLKEYIKPALSIYYCRDFVIGTSYWKKNGSRLEPLLAAKSDIVLANSSYFSEHFKQYNSHTYTLETGVDLKLYDINKKWVSPLDILDIKSPIIGYVGSLTTLRLDVELLYSIAQELEKYNFVFVGPEDNIFIQHPLHSLKNVFFLGAKDIHELPAYINSFDVCINPQMINEITIGNYPLKIDEYLAMGKPTVATATHTMQDIFSEYVFLASNKEEYIKAINQALMEINDIEKKKKRVSFAHTHSWSNSVNKIYQYIKTFHQNQRINK from the coding sequence ATGGAAAATCAAGATTTTATTATTACTAGTCTTCAATCTTGGGATATCGAAATTGGAAGTACTATTAAAAATACAACACTAGAAATTTCAAAGAAGAATAGAGTTGTTTATGTCAATCCGCCTTTAGACTACTCTACTTGGTTAAAAGGTAAAAAAGATAATACCTACAAAAGAAAATTAGAAGTTATTAAAGGAAAACACTCTTTTCTTCGTCAAATTAATAATAACCTTTGGGTAATAGATTGTCCTTTTATTATTTATTCTATTAATCAACTGCCGACTGCATGGTTGTTTGATTATTTCAATAAATTGAATAACAAAAAAATTGCAACTCATATCCTCTTAGTTTTAGAGAAATTGCATTTCCATAAATTTATTCATATTATTGATACGGATATTTATCGTAGTCAATATTTAAAAGAATATATAAAACCGGCCTTGTCTATATATTATTGTAGAGATTTTGTTATAGGTACTAGCTATTGGAAGAAAAACGGTTCTCGTTTAGAACCACTTTTAGCTGCTAAATCAGATATTGTATTAGCTAATTCAAGCTATTTTAGTGAGCATTTCAAACAATACAATTCACACACTTATACTCTGGAAACCGGTGTAGATTTAAAACTATACGATATTAATAAAAAATGGGTTTCTCCTTTAGATATTCTAGATATAAAGTCCCCTATCATCGGATATGTAGGAAGCCTGACTACATTACGACTAGATGTTGAACTTTTATATTCAATAGCACAAGAACTGGAAAAATACAATTTCGTTTTCGTTGGTCCTGAAGATAATATATTTATACAGCATCCTTTACATAGTTTGAAAAATGTATTTTTCTTAGGGGCGAAAGACATTCATGAATTACCTGCGTATATAAACAGTTTTGATGTTTGCATTAACCCTCAAATGATTAATGAAATTACTATAGGCAACTATCCATTAAAAATTGATGAATATTTAGCAATGGGAAAACCCACTGTGGCTACAGCAACCCACACAATGCAAGATATATTCAGCGAGTACGTATTCCTAGCTTCAAACAAAGAAGAATATATAAAAGCAATCAATCAAGCATTAATGGAAATAAATGATATAGAGAAAAAGAAAAAAAGAGTTAGCTTTGCTCATACACATAGTTGGAGTAATAGCGTTAATAAAATCTATCAATACATTAAAACTTTTCATCAAAATCAAAGAATAAACAAATGA